In Aspergillus chevalieri M1 DNA, chromosome 7, nearly complete sequence, the sequence AGCAAAAACGAGTGCTTCCTCTGTCGGCTAGGAATGGACAGCCCAGTTATTTAACTTGGCGAAGTGGTCCGCTCCTCTCGGCAAAGACAGTAGTCAAAGAAAATAATTCTCACCCCCGCGCATTCCCTCCTGCATTTAACGCGCCGATTTCTTCTTTATCTTACTGTTTTTGTTGAAAGTCAGCAACGACTCCCTCGTCGGCTCCATGATGCGCCCATGTCCCGGTGGTATCGAATACTCCCTTGTCTCCGCCGTCCGCAACACCGGCGCGCCAAGGGTGCATGGCCAAATGTCTTCTCGAAAACCTGGTTGTTGACTCTGTGCACCATTGTCAGCCTGCTCTATCTATTCTGTCATTTTGTCCTTCCTCACCTGCTCAAATTCCGTCTACGAACCGACCTGAGCTGGTACGATCTTGGCCTGTATGGTTTCGGACCGACCCGATCGTATGCCTCGTTCGAGTATGAATCGCCTGTGGTAGAGATCACTCAATGGGGCTCGGGATGTGATCCGCGATATACCTTTCTCGCTCCGCGTGGTGATTCGATCCCCCATCCGGGGCCGACGATCCTCGATGCCGCCGGGAATCTCATCTGGATGAAGTACAACCACGACATTACACAAGATTTCAAACTTCAGCGGTATCAGGGCGAAGATTATCTGACCTattgggagggagaggaggttgCTGGGGGTCTAGGCCAGGGTTCATGGTTCATGGTATGTGTGGAAGCTAGTATATTCCATGATTGTCCAAATCTAACACGCCAGTCACTACCAGCTGGATTCGACTTATACCCAACGCTACGAAATCCACCCCATTGGCGATTTTGACGGCGGCGATCTGCACGAGTTCACCCTGACCGACGATGGAACCGCGTTGATAACCATCTACGAACCTATCCCGGCCGATTTGACAGCCATCGGTGGCCCGGCCCTGGGCTGGCTGTACGACGGGCTTTTCCAGGAGATCGACATTGAAACGAAGGAATTACTCTTCGAGTGGCGCGCTTCGAACCATTTTCCTGTCAACGTGACATACGAGGCTCTCCACACCAAAGGCTATGAGAAGGATACAGCGTTTGATTATTACCACATCAACAGCGTCGAGAAAGATATACAAGGCAACTACCTCATATCGGCTCGACATGCCCATTCTGTGAGCTATATCGATGGAAGTACTGGCGCAGTGCTCTGGACGCTGGGTGGGAAAGCAAACGATTTTACAGACTTATCCGACGGAATCGCGACAAATTTTCGATGGCAACACGATGCGCGCTGGCGTGATAACAGCACCCTCACTCTCTTTGATAACACAGCGCATTCCAACGAAGATCCCGAGGCATCAAGTCGGGGGATGCGCATCCATCTCGATTTCGAATCCCGAACCGCCGAGCTGCAAGTTGCATACCACCATCCACAAGTCTTGAAGTCCACATCGCAGGGCAACATGCAAATCCTAAAAGATACCGGGAACGTGTTTATCGGCTGGGGCCACAGTGCCGCCTACACCGAATTTACACCGGACGGGAGCGCTGTATGCGACGTGCATTTTGGCGCATCGCTGTATTACACCTTTGGGCGCGTGGTTTCTTACCGTGCCTTTAAGGATTCGTGGATTGGCCGTCCACTCACCAATCCAGACGCCGTCGTAGATGACAACGTCGTCTACGTGAGCTGGAACGGTGCTACTGAGATAGCCGCCTGGCAGCTCGAGGTGTGGGATGGACACGATCTGGACAATATGACCTTCAACGCGGCTGTGCAAGTCGATAAGGATGGCTTTGAGACAGAGATAGAGATCCCCGAAGATCTGGACAGTGGCATACTTCGGGTAGCCGCATTGGATGCCCATGGTACGGTTCTGGGAAGGTCCACTTCGCTCCAGCGGTCGCTGGGACTGGATAGATTCCTCAACTTACAATCCTGTGCGCTGGGAATAGCCTTCCTAATGGCTGGAAGCGGGCTGCTGCTCGGGCTATATCGTTATTGTTATTGTCGCTTGTGGCGACGGCGGTCGAGTGACTATCAACTGGTAGATATGAGTGAGAATGAAGGAGATCGATCGGTTTAGCTTGCATCATTCCGCAATCTCCTGGCTTTTGCACAGGTTACATAGTGCTTTCATGTAAATATCATTGTTCATGCATATTATTTCAGGTCTTTTATCGAACCCATGTATCTGCCAGATACCCAGTCACAAAACATAAACACCTCTATGGACAAAATCAATAATCTACTCATTCACCAGCCATGTC encodes:
- a CDS encoding arylsulfotransferase family protein (COG:S;~EggNog:ENOG410PHWY;~InterPro:IPR039535;~PFAM:PF05935,PF14269;~TransMembrane:2 (i21-45o552-572i)), giving the protein MSRWYRILPCLRRPQHRRAKGAWPNVFSKTWLLTLCTIVSLLYLFCHFVLPHLLKFRLRTDLSWYDLGLYGFGPTRSYASFEYESPVVEITQWGSGCDPRYTFLAPRGDSIPHPGPTILDAAGNLIWMKYNHDITQDFKLQRYQGEDYLTYWEGEEVAGGLGQGSWFMLDSTYTQRYEIHPIGDFDGGDLHEFTLTDDGTALITIYEPIPADLTAIGGPALGWLYDGLFQEIDIETKELLFEWRASNHFPVNVTYEALHTKGYEKDTAFDYYHINSVEKDIQGNYLISARHAHSVSYIDGSTGAVLWTLGGKANDFTDLSDGIATNFRWQHDARWRDNSTLTLFDNTAHSNEDPEASSRGMRIHLDFESRTAELQVAYHHPQVLKSTSQGNMQILKDTGNVFIGWGHSAAYTEFTPDGSAVCDVHFGASLYYTFGRVVSYRAFKDSWIGRPLTNPDAVVDDNVVYVSWNGATEIAAWQLEVWDGHDLDNMTFNAAVQVDKDGFETEIEIPEDLDSGILRVAALDAHGTVLGRSTSLQRSLGLDRFLNLQSCALGIAFLMAGSGLLLGLYRYCYCRLWRRRSSDYQLVDMSENEGDRSV